In one Cervus elaphus chromosome 9, mCerEla1.1, whole genome shotgun sequence genomic region, the following are encoded:
- the PLK5 gene encoding inactive serine/threonine-protein kinase PLK5 isoform X4: MSTSAVFALKVVPRGGGGAARLHARGKVEREIALHSRLRHRNIVAFHGHFADRDHIYMVLEYCSRQSLAHVLQARQTLTEPEVRYYLRGLVSGLSYLHQRRIVHRDLKLSNFFLNKNMEVKIGDLGLATRMGPGGRCHRVLCGTPNFLAPEVVSRNGHSCQSDIWALGCIMYMVLTGVPPFVAAPLSEMYQNIRDGRYPEPAHLSANARRLIARLLAPNPAERPSLDHLLQDDFFTQVWGVSGTGRPLSGVSQQPQGFTPDRLPPHSCHSPPIFVIPQPLGRLFRKVGRLLLPQYRAPCLLAPQEASGSGEDGSDPDSMEWGSEDSLLESGALCPRETHPAVGPGDTPE; this comes from the exons ATGTCCACCAGCGCTGTGTTCGCGCTCAAAGTGGTGCCTcgcggagggggcggggctgcgcGGCTACATGCCCGCGGCAAG GTGGAACGCGAGATCGCTCTGCACAGCCGCCTGCGACATCGCAACATCGTGGCCTTCCACGGCCACTTCGCTGACCGGGACCACATATACATGGTGTTGGAATACTGCAGTCGCCAG TCGCTGGCCCACGTGCTGCAGGCACGGCAGACGCTGACGGAGCCCGAGGTGCGCTACTATCTTCGAGGCCTGGTCAGCGGCCTGAGCTACCTGCACCAGCGGCGCATCGTCCACCGGGACCTGAAGCTCA GTAACTTCTTCTTGAACAAGAACATGGAGGTGAAGATCGGAGACCTGGGGCTGGCCACCAGAATGGGGCCAGGGGGCCGCTGCCACAG AGTGCTCTGCGGGACCCCAAACTTCCTGGCTCCAGAGGTAGTGTCCAGAAACGGACATTCCTGCCAGTCGGACATCTGGGCTCTGGGCTGCATCAT GTACATGGTGCTGACTGGCGTCCCTCCCTTCGTGGCGGCTCCTCTGTCGGAGATGTACCAGAATATCCGAGATGGCCGCTACCCCGAGCCTGCACACCTGTCTGCCAACGCGCGCCGCCTCATCGCCCGCCTGTTGGCCCCCAACCCAGCCGAGCGGCCCAGCCTGGACCACCTGCTGCAGGATGACTTTTTCACACAGGTGTGGGGTGTCAGCGGGACAGGGCGGCCCCTCTCCGGGGTGTCTCAGCAGCCCCAG GGCTTCACCCCGGACCGGCTGCCACCCCACTCCTGCCACAGCCCGCCCATCTTCGTcatcccccagcctctgggcAGACTTTTCCGAAAAGTGGGCCGGCTGCTACTGCCCCAGTACCGGGCACCCT GCCTCTTGGCTCCTCAGGAGGCCTCAGGTTCTGGAGAAGACGGTTCAGACCCTGACTCCATGGAGTGGGGCAGTGAG gactcCCTGTTGGAGAGCGGGGCTCTGTGCCCCCGAGAGACCCATCCAGCTGTTGGCCCAGGGGACACTCCAGAGTGA
- the PLK5 gene encoding inactive serine/threonine-protein kinase PLK5 isoform X3 — translation MDPRPRRRRRRRSCCPLVSVFLRDPSSGRVYRRGKLIGKGAFSRCYKLTDMSTSAVFALKVVPRGGGGAARLHARGKVEREIALHSRLRHRNIVAFHGHFADRDHIYMVLEYCSRQSLAHVLQARQTLTEPEVRYYLRGLVSGLSYLHQRRIVHRDLKLSNFFLNKNMEVKIGDLGLATRMGPGGRCHRVLCGTPNFLAPEVVSRNGHSCQSDIWALGCIMYMVLTGVPPFVAAPLSEMYQNIRDGRYPEPAHLSANARRLIARLLAPNPAERPSLDHLLQDDFFTQGFTPDRLPPHSCHSPPIFVIPQPLGRLFRKVGRLLLPQYRAPCLLAPQEASGSGEDGSDPDSMEWGSEDSLLESGALCPRETHPAVGPGDTPE, via the exons ATGGATCcccggccgcggcggcggcggcggcggcgcagtTGCTGCCCGTTGGTCTCCGTCTTCCTGCGAGACCCGAGCTCAGGGCGCGTGTACAGGCGCGGGAAGCTGATCGGCAAG GGCGCCTTCAGCCGCTGCTACAAGCTGACCGACATGTCCACCAGCGCTGTGTTCGCGCTCAAAGTGGTGCCTcgcggagggggcggggctgcgcGGCTACATGCCCGCGGCAAG GTGGAACGCGAGATCGCTCTGCACAGCCGCCTGCGACATCGCAACATCGTGGCCTTCCACGGCCACTTCGCTGACCGGGACCACATATACATGGTGTTGGAATACTGCAGTCGCCAG TCGCTGGCCCACGTGCTGCAGGCACGGCAGACGCTGACGGAGCCCGAGGTGCGCTACTATCTTCGAGGCCTGGTCAGCGGCCTGAGCTACCTGCACCAGCGGCGCATCGTCCACCGGGACCTGAAGCTCA GTAACTTCTTCTTGAACAAGAACATGGAGGTGAAGATCGGAGACCTGGGGCTGGCCACCAGAATGGGGCCAGGGGGCCGCTGCCACAG AGTGCTCTGCGGGACCCCAAACTTCCTGGCTCCAGAGGTAGTGTCCAGAAACGGACATTCCTGCCAGTCGGACATCTGGGCTCTGGGCTGCATCAT GTACATGGTGCTGACTGGCGTCCCTCCCTTCGTGGCGGCTCCTCTGTCGGAGATGTACCAGAATATCCGAGATGGCCGCTACCCCGAGCCTGCACACCTGTCTGCCAACGCGCGCCGCCTCATCGCCCGCCTGTTGGCCCCCAACCCAGCCGAGCGGCCCAGCCTGGACCACCTGCTGCAGGATGACTTTTTCACACAG GGCTTCACCCCGGACCGGCTGCCACCCCACTCCTGCCACAGCCCGCCCATCTTCGTcatcccccagcctctgggcAGACTTTTCCGAAAAGTGGGCCGGCTGCTACTGCCCCAGTACCGGGCACCCT GCCTCTTGGCTCCTCAGGAGGCCTCAGGTTCTGGAGAAGACGGTTCAGACCCTGACTCCATGGAGTGGGGCAGTGAG gactcCCTGTTGGAGAGCGGGGCTCTGTGCCCCCGAGAGACCCATCCAGCTGTTGGCCCAGGGGACACTCCAGAGTGA
- the PLK5 gene encoding inactive serine/threonine-protein kinase PLK5 isoform X2, with translation MDPRPRRRRRRRSCCPLVSVFLRDPSSGRVYRRGKLIGKGAFSRCYKLTDMSTSAVFALKVVPRGGGGAARLHARGKVEREIALHSRLRHRNIVAFHGHFADRDHIYMVLEYCSRQSLAHVLQARQTLTEPEVRYYLRGLVSGLSYLHQRRIVHRDLKLSNFFLNKNMEVKIGDLGLATRMGPGGRCHRVLCGTPNFLAPEVVSRNGHSCQSDIWALGCIMYMVLTGVPPFVAAPLSEMYQNIRDGRYPEPAHLSANARRLIARLLAPNPAERPSLDHLLQDDFFTQVWGVSGTGRPLSGVSQQPQGFTPDRLPPHSCHSPPIFVIPQPLGRLFRKVGRLLLPQYRAPCLLAPQEASGSGEDGSDPDSMEWGSEDSLLESGALCPRETHPAVGPGDTPE, from the exons ATGGATCcccggccgcggcggcggcggcggcggcgcagtTGCTGCCCGTTGGTCTCCGTCTTCCTGCGAGACCCGAGCTCAGGGCGCGTGTACAGGCGCGGGAAGCTGATCGGCAAG GGCGCCTTCAGCCGCTGCTACAAGCTGACCGACATGTCCACCAGCGCTGTGTTCGCGCTCAAAGTGGTGCCTcgcggagggggcggggctgcgcGGCTACATGCCCGCGGCAAG GTGGAACGCGAGATCGCTCTGCACAGCCGCCTGCGACATCGCAACATCGTGGCCTTCCACGGCCACTTCGCTGACCGGGACCACATATACATGGTGTTGGAATACTGCAGTCGCCAG TCGCTGGCCCACGTGCTGCAGGCACGGCAGACGCTGACGGAGCCCGAGGTGCGCTACTATCTTCGAGGCCTGGTCAGCGGCCTGAGCTACCTGCACCAGCGGCGCATCGTCCACCGGGACCTGAAGCTCA GTAACTTCTTCTTGAACAAGAACATGGAGGTGAAGATCGGAGACCTGGGGCTGGCCACCAGAATGGGGCCAGGGGGCCGCTGCCACAG AGTGCTCTGCGGGACCCCAAACTTCCTGGCTCCAGAGGTAGTGTCCAGAAACGGACATTCCTGCCAGTCGGACATCTGGGCTCTGGGCTGCATCAT GTACATGGTGCTGACTGGCGTCCCTCCCTTCGTGGCGGCTCCTCTGTCGGAGATGTACCAGAATATCCGAGATGGCCGCTACCCCGAGCCTGCACACCTGTCTGCCAACGCGCGCCGCCTCATCGCCCGCCTGTTGGCCCCCAACCCAGCCGAGCGGCCCAGCCTGGACCACCTGCTGCAGGATGACTTTTTCACACAGGTGTGGGGTGTCAGCGGGACAGGGCGGCCCCTCTCCGGGGTGTCTCAGCAGCCCCAG GGCTTCACCCCGGACCGGCTGCCACCCCACTCCTGCCACAGCCCGCCCATCTTCGTcatcccccagcctctgggcAGACTTTTCCGAAAAGTGGGCCGGCTGCTACTGCCCCAGTACCGGGCACCCT GCCTCTTGGCTCCTCAGGAGGCCTCAGGTTCTGGAGAAGACGGTTCAGACCCTGACTCCATGGAGTGGGGCAGTGAG gactcCCTGTTGGAGAGCGGGGCTCTGTGCCCCCGAGAGACCCATCCAGCTGTTGGCCCAGGGGACACTCCAGAGTGA